One region of Mucilaginibacter sp. 14171R-50 genomic DNA includes:
- a CDS encoding zinc-dependent peptidase gives MLYFLIAFALVICFTIFQRKKRRALTQTVLNDAQKQLLTQHINYYNKLSDTDKLYFEDKIEQFLEAVRIEGVGLEVTDTDRIMIASSAVIPIFSFKDWTYRNVTNVLLYPDTFDKDFQFEGDSGEGRNIMGMVGSGYMNGQMILSRNALVKGFSKNSGKENTGIHEFVHLLDNADGATDGIPGGFLQHEYVEPWVRMMHQEIRRIEAGHSDISGYATTNEAEFFAIVSEYFFEKPDQFHTRHPELYDILSKVFAQNPAQNN, from the coding sequence ATGCTATACTTCCTCATCGCGTTTGCCCTTGTTATCTGTTTTACAATATTTCAGCGTAAAAAAAGGCGCGCATTAACGCAAACTGTTCTAAACGACGCGCAAAAGCAACTGCTTACGCAGCATATTAATTACTACAACAAACTATCAGATACCGATAAACTGTACTTTGAAGATAAGATAGAACAGTTTTTAGAGGCGGTGCGTATCGAGGGAGTGGGCCTTGAAGTTACCGATACCGACCGCATTATGATAGCATCGAGCGCGGTGATCCCGATATTTAGTTTTAAAGATTGGACCTATCGCAACGTTACTAACGTGCTCTTATATCCCGATACTTTTGATAAGGACTTTCAGTTTGAAGGCGACAGCGGCGAGGGGCGTAATATTATGGGGATGGTGGGCAGCGGGTATATGAACGGGCAAATGATATTATCGCGCAACGCGCTGGTAAAGGGGTTCTCCAAAAATTCAGGTAAAGAAAATACAGGTATCCACGAATTTGTGCACTTGCTTGATAACGCCGATGGCGCCACAGACGGGATACCCGGGGGATTCCTGCAACATGAATATGTAGAACCCTGGGTGCGGATGATGCACCAGGAGATCCGTAGGATAGAGGCGGGCCACTCGGATATTAGTGGGTATGCCACTACTAACGAAGCAGAGTTCTTTGCTATAGTATCTGAATATTTTTTTGAAAAGCCCGACCAGTTCCACACCAGGCATCCTGAATTATATGACATACTGAGCAAAGTATTTGCACAAAATCCCGCACAAAATAATTAA